The region CGCGTCAGCTGAAGGGTCGGAGTAATGCACGCACTGCCTCGCTCGGATCCGGGGCACCCATGACCGCCCTGATCACCGCGACCCCTGCGGCACCCGTCTCGTCAGCGATCTCTCTCGACCTGACCACTGTGACGCCGCCGATTCCGACGACGGGTACATCTACTGCCAGTATGACTTGTTCCAGTCGGTCGATTCCGATCGCCTCGCCCGCATCGGATTTGGTGGCGGTCCGATAAACGGTTCCACATCCGAGATAGTCGGCGCCCTCGGAGACGAGGCGGTGAGCCTCTTCGGGATCGTCCGTGGAGGTGCCGATGAGAAAGCGTTTCGGCACAATGGGTCGTATCGCCGCGACGGGAATATCGTCTGGCCCGACATGCACTCCGTCCGCACCGATGGCGAGCGCAACGTCTAGGCGGTCGTTGATGAAGAGCAGGGCCCCCGCTGCACGAGTGAGCGGGAGAAGAGCCCGACCGGTGGCAGCCAGTTCCCGAGCTGGCGCGGTTTTGTCACGTAGCTGAATCGAGGGTGCACCAGCGGAGACCGCCGCCTGCACGACGTCGAGGACGGTTCGTGGCTTCGCGATGTCAGCGTCGGTGATGACGATCAGCCGGAGACGGTCACGGAGATTAGCGGTCGTCATGCACCTGACGATGACCCGGTATCAGGCACCTTCTCTCGCCTTACGGGAGCTGGCTTTGGCGGCGTTGTGCTCAGCCAATGTAGCTGTGAAGACGTGCGATCCGTCCGGCCATGCGACAAAATACCAGAGATCATGCTCCTCAGGTGTGAGCGCAGCGTCGATGGCAAGTTCGCCTGGCTGGGCGATGGGTCCGGGAGGCAGCCCAGGCTGGGTGTAGGTGTTGTACGGGTTGTCCGCGACCGAGTCGATGGCCGCGTAGAGCAGCCGAGCCCGATATCCGCCGAGCGCGTAAATTACAGTGGGGTCAGCCTGGAGCAGCCAATGTTCGCGGATCCGGTTTGCATACACGCCCGCAATTCTGGGCATCTCCGAGACCTGCCTCGCCTCAGTCTGGACGATAGACGCCAAAGTGATCACGTCTCTTTCGTTGCGGTCTCCCAGAGCTTCGCGTCGTGCCGGGGTCCAAACCGCCTTATACCGATCAACCATCGCCCCGACCACGGCGTCCAGCGGGACGCCGCGCGCGAAACGATACGTATCAGGGAAGAGGTAGCCTTCGACCGTGGGTCCAGGCACGCCAAACCGCTGGGCGAGGGCCGGGTCACGGAGCGCCGCGACAATCTCTGTTTCGGAGTCGCCCGTGAGCTCCGCGAGCGTGGGGACCATCTGCCAGATGGCGAGCCCTTCGGCGAAGGTGACCGCAATCGTCTCTACCCCACCCCGTGTGAGCTGCCGCAGTGCTGATCGGACAGAACTTCCGGTCTCCATTATGTATGTGCCGGCCTTCAGGTCACGATCTGCGCCCAGGACGCGGGCGTAGAGGTGAAAGCGTTTCGCACTCCCGATCACATGGTGATCTTCAAGGATCCGGGCCACGCGCGGTGAACCGGCTCCTAGTGGGATCTCGACGGTGACAGGGGTGCTCGGCCGTTGTTCGACAAAAAAGACTGTGGCCATCGCAACGATCGCGACCGCGGTCGCCAGCCGAACCCTGCTGCCGATTCTCACCGGGCGATGCCTGGGTTGTCGAGCCAAGCCTGGAGGATCAGCTGTGCAGCGACCGCGTCGACACGCCCCTTCTGCTCCCGGACGTTCTTGGGAAGATCCATACTACGGATGGCTCGCTCTGCCCGGACCGAGGTCATACGCTCGTCCACATATGCCACGGGGACACCGAGCCGCTCACCCAGAGTATCCCCCACTCGCCGGACTTCTGCGCACCAATCGTTCTCCGCGCCGCTCAGTCCGAGGGGCAGCCCGACGATGACATGCCCGACGTTGTGTGCTCGTCCGATTTCCGCCATCCGAGAGATCGGGGCGCGCTTCCCAGTTCGGCGTACCAGCGTCTCGAGTGGCGTGGCTAACGTATTCGTTGGATCACTCACCGCGACGCCTACTCTCTTCTCACCGAAGTCCACACTCATCGCCCGGGAACCGCTCAAGGGATCAGAGAGCCTCGAGGGCGGCGTTCAAGTCCTCGCCCTCGAGAAGGTGTCCGTGGAGGTTGTGGATCGCCGTCTCAGAGCCGA is a window of Longimicrobiales bacterium DNA encoding:
- the thiE gene encoding thiamine phosphate synthase — protein: MTTANLRDRLRLIVITDADIAKPRTVLDVVQAAVSAGAPSIQLRDKTAPARELAATGRALLPLTRAAGALLFINDRLDVALAIGADGVHVGPDDIPVAAIRPIVPKRFLIGTSTDDPEEAHRLVSEGADYLGCGTVYRTATKSDAGEAIGIDRLEQVILAVDVPVVGIGGVTVVRSREIADETGAAGVAVIRAVMGAPDPSEAVRALLRPFS
- the mltG gene encoding endolytic transglycosylase MltG encodes the protein MRIGSRVRLATAVAIVAMATVFFVEQRPSTPVTVEIPLGAGSPRVARILEDHHVIGSAKRFHLYARVLGADRDLKAGTYIMETGSSVRSALRQLTRGGVETIAVTFAEGLAIWQMVPTLAELTGDSETEIVAALRDPALAQRFGVPGPTVEGYLFPDTYRFARGVPLDAVVGAMVDRYKAVWTPARREALGDRNERDVITLASIVQTEARQVSEMPRIAGVYANRIREHWLLQADPTVIYALGGYRARLLYAAIDSVADNPYNTYTQPGLPPGPIAQPGELAIDAALTPEEHDLWYFVAWPDGSHVFTATLAEHNAAKASSRKAREGA
- the ruvX gene encoding Holliday junction resolvase RuvX, with product MSGSRAMSVDFGEKRVGVAVSDPTNTLATPLETLVRRTGKRAPISRMAEIGRAHNVGHVIVGLPLGLSGAENDWCAEVRRVGDTLGERLGVPVAYVDERMTSVRAERAIRSMDLPKNVREQKGRVDAVAAQLILQAWLDNPGIAR